In the Streptomyces cinnamoneus genome, TGCCCTGGAGGAGCTGGACCCGGCCGTCCGGGCCGCCCTGGAGGAGTCCATCCGGCGCGCCCGCCTCGTCCACCGCGCACAGCGCCGCACCGACAAGACCGTCACCGTCGTGCCCGGCGGCACGGTCACCGAACGCTGGGTGCCCGTCGACCGGGTGGGGCTGTACGTCCCGGGCGGCCGGGCCGTCTACCCCTCGTCCGTCGTGATGAACGTGGTGCCCGCGCAGGAGGCCGGCGTCCCCTCGCTGGCCGTCTCCTCGCCGCCGCAGAAGGAGTTCGGCGGCCTGCCGCACCCCACGATCCTCGCCGCCTGCGCCCTGCTGGGCGTCGAGGAGGTCTACGCCGCGGGCGGCGCCCAGGCCGTGGCCATGTTCGCCTACGGCACCGACGAGTGCCGGCCGGTCCGGCTGGTCACCGGCCCGGGCAACATCTGGGTCGCCGCCGCCAAGCGGCTGCTCAAGGGCCGCATCGGCATCGACGCCGAGGCCGGTCCCACCGAGATCGCCATCCTCGCGGACGCCACCGCCGACCCGGTGCACGTCGCGGCCGACATGATCAGCCAGGCCGAGCACGACCCGCTGGCCGCGGCCGTCCTCGTCACCGACTCGCCCGAGCTCGCCGACGCGACCGAGGCCGAGCTCAAGGCCCAGGTCGCGCTCGCCAAGCACGCCGAGGAGCGGATCACCCCGGCCCTGGCGGGCCGGCAGTCCGCGATCGTGCTCGTCGACGACATCGACGCCGGGCTCAAGGTCGTCGACGCCTACGGCGCCGAGCACCTGGAGATCCAGACCGCCGGCGCCGAGGCCGTCGCCGCCCGGGTGCGCAACGCCGGCGCGGTCTTCGTCGGCCCGTACGCGCCCGTCTCGCTCGGCGACTACTGCGCCGGCTCCAACCACGTCCTGCCCACCGGCGGCTGCGCCTGCCACTCCTCCGGCCTGTCCGTGCAGTCGTTCCTGCGCGGCATCCACGTCGTGCACTACACCCGCGACGCGCTCGCCGAGGTCACCCACCACGTGGTCAACCTCGCCGAGGCCGAGGACCTGCCGGCGCACGGGGCCGCCCTCAAGGCCCGGTTCGGATGGAAGGTTCCGCAAGGCAAGTGACCGGCACCGGTACCCCCTCCCCCTGGGACGAACTCCCCGTCCGGGACGAACTGCGCGGCAAGTCCCCGTACGGCGCCCCCCAGCTGGACGTGCCCGTCCGGCTGAACACCAACGAGAACCCCTACCCCCTGCCCGAGCCCCTCGTCGCGCGCATCGCCGAGCGCGTCGCCGAGGCGGCCCGGCACCTCAACCGCTACCCCGACCGGGACGCCGTCGAGCTGCGCACCGAGCTGGCCGCGTACCTCACCCGCACCACGGGGTACGAGGTCACCGCGGCCCGGGTGTGGGCGGCCAACGGCTCCAACGAGGTCCTCCAGCAGCTGCTCCAGACCTTCGGCGGTCCCGGCCGCACGGCCGTCGGCTTCGAGCCGTCCTACTCGATGCACGCCCTGATCTCCCGCGGCACCGGCACGGGCTGGATCTCCGGCCCGCGCCACGACGACTTCACCATCGACGTCGAGGCCGCCGAGCGCGTCATCGCCGAGCGACGGCCCGACGTCGTCTTCGTCTGCTCGCCGAACAACCCCACCGGCACGGCCGTCGAGGCCGAGACCGTCCTGCGGCTGTACGAGGCCGCGCAGGCGGCGAAGCCGTCGATGGTGGTGGTCGACGAGGCGTACGGCGAGTTCAGCCACCGCCCCTCGCTGCTGCCGCTCCTGGAGGGCCGCCCGCACCTCGTCGTCTCGCGCACCATGTCCAAGGCGTTCGGCGCGGCCGGGCTGCGCCTCGGCTACCTCGCCGCGCACCCCGCCGTGGTCGACGCCGTGCAGCTCGTCCGCCTGCCGTACCACCTGTCGGCCGTCACCCAGGCCACGGCCCTCGCGGCGCTGGAACACACCGACACGCTGCTCGGCTACGTCGAACAGCTCAAGACCGAACGCGACCGCATCGTCACCGAGCTGCGCGCCATGGGCTGCGAGGTGACCGACTCCGACGCCAACTTCGTCCAGTTCGGGCGCTTCGACGACAGCCACACCGCATGGCAGGCCATCCTCGACCACGGTGTGCTGGTACGGGACAACGGCGTACCGGGGTGGCTGCGGGTGACCGCGGGCACCCCGGAGGAGAACGACGCGTTCCTGGACGCAGTACGCGCCATTCGCAAGGAGAGCAACTCATGAGCCGCGTTGGGCGCGTCGAGCGCACCACCAAGGAGACCTCGGTCCTGGTCGAGATAGACCTCGACGGCACCGGACAGGTCGACGTGTCGACCGGGGTCGGCTTCTTCGACCACATGCTCGACCAGCTCGGCCGCCACGGCCTCTTCGACCTCACGGTCAAGACCGACGGCGACCTGCACATCGACACCCACCACACCATCGAGGACACCGCCCTGGCGCTCGGCGCCGCCTTCCGGCAGGCCCTGGGCGACAAGGTGGGCATCTACCGCTTCGGCAACTGCACGGTCCCGCTGGACGAGTCCCTCGCCCAGGTCACCGTCGACCTCTCCGGCCGCCCCTACCTCGTGCACAGCGAGCCCGAGAACATGGCGCCGATGATCGGCGCCTACGACACCACGATGACCCGGCACATCCTGGAGTCCTTCGTGGCCCAGGCGCAGATCGCCCTGCACGTCCACGTCCCGTACGGGCGCAACGCCCACCACATCGTGGAGTGCCAGTTCAAGGCCCTGGCCCGGGCGCTGCGCTACGCCTGTGAGCGCGACACGCGTGCGGAGGGCATCATTCCGTCTACGAAGGGTGCCCTGTGAACGGCCTCTCGACCGTACTGATCGTCGTGGGGCTGTTCCTCGTCGGCGGCATCATCTCGTTCCTCAAGCAGGGCATGCCCAAGGGCGTGGTCGTGCTGCTGGGCTTCGGCGCCGTGATGTGCCTGAGCGCCGGGATACTGCGCATCGAAGGGTTGTGGTCATGACCGCCGCCGCGAAGAAGGTCGTGGTCCTCGACTACGGCTTCGGCAACGTCCGCTCCGCCGAGCGGGCCCTGGCCCACGTCGGCGCGGACGTGGAGATCACCCACGACTTCGAGGCGGCCATGGCGGCCGACGGCCTCCTGGTCCCCGGCGTGGGTGCCTTCGCCGCCTGCATGGAGGGCCTGCGGGCCGTGCGCGGCGACTGGATCGTGGGGCGCCGGCTGGCCGGCGGCCGCCCGGTCATGGGCATCTGCGTCGGCATGCAGATCCTCTTCGGGCGCGGCATCGAGCACGGCGTCGAGACCGAGGGCCTCGACGAGTGGCCCGGCACCGTCGAGCCGCTCAAGGCCCCGGTCGTACCCCACATGGGCTGGAACACCGTCACCCCCGCCGAGGACTCGCAGCTCTTCGCGGGGCTCGACGCCGGCACCCGCTACTACTTCGTGCACTCCTACGCGGTGCGCGAGTGGAGCCTGGAAGTGACCAACCCCCACATCCGCGCGCCCAAGGTCACCTGGGCCGAGCACGGCGAGCCGTTCGTGGCCGCCGTGGAGAACGGACCGCTGTGGGCCACCCAGTTCCACCCCGAGAAGTCCGGCGACGCCGGCGCCCAGCTGCTGACCAACTGGATCGAGACCCTGTGATGACCAACGCGTCCAAGCTCGAACTCCTCCCGGCCGTCGACGTCCGCGACGGGCAGGCCGTCCGGCTCGTCCACGGCGAGTCCGGTTCGGAGACCTCCTACGGCGACCCGCTCGACGCCGCCCGGGCGTGGCAGCGGGCCGGCGCCGAGTGGCTGCACCTGGTGGACCTCGACGCGGCGTTCGGCACCGGCGACAACCGGGAGCGGATCGCCGAGGTCGTCCGCGCGATGGACATCAAGGTCGAGCTCTCGGGCGGCATCCGCGACGACGCCTCGCTCGCCGCGGCCCTCGCCACCGGCTGCACCCGCGTCAACCTCGGCACCGCCGCCCTGGAGACCCCCGAGTGGGTCGCCCGGGTCATCGCCGAGCACGGCGACAAGATCGCCGTCGGCCTGGACGTCCGCGGCACGACGCTGCGGGGCCGCGGCTGGACCCGCGACGGCGGCGACCTCTACGAGACCCTCGCCCGCCTCGACTCCGAGGGCTGCGCCCGCTACGTCGTCACCGACATCGCCAAGGACGGCACCCTCCAGGGCCCCAACCTGGAGCTGCTGAAGAACGTGTGCGCGGTCACCGACCGGCCCGTCGTGGCCTCCGGCGGGGTCTCCTCCCTTGACGATCTGCGTGCGATCGCCACCCTGGTACCGGAGGGTGTCGAAGGCGCCATCGTCGGAAAGGCCCTCTACGCCAAGGCGTTCACCTTGGAAGAGGCCCTGGAGGCAGTGTCCGTATGAGCGAAACCCCGGCCCCCCGGCGCGTGCAGACAGACAATCCCTGGGAAGCGTCGATCGGCTTCGCGCGCGCCGTGGCGGCCGGGGACCGGGTGCACGTCGCCGGGACGACGCCGCTGGTGAACGGCGTCCTCCAGGGCGAGGGCGACCCGTACGAGCAGGCCCTGGCGGCCTTCGGCAACGCGCTCGCCGCGCTGAAGGAGTTCGGCCTGGGCCCCGAGTCGGTCGTGCGCACCCGGATGTACCTCACCCACGCGCGGGACGTGGACGCGGTCGGCCGCGCCCACAAGGAGCTCTTCGACGGCGTCCGGCCCGCCGCGACCATGGTCGTGGTGTCCGGCTTCGTCGACTCGCGCGTCCTGGTCGAAGTAGAAGTAGAAGCTTTCAGAGGAGCATCGGCGTGACCCTCGCCGTCCGAGTCATCCCCTGCCTGGACGTGGACAACGGCCGCGTCGTCAAGGGGGTCAACTTCCAGAACCTGCGCGACGCGGGCGACCCCGTCGAGATGGCCCGCGTCTACGGGCAGGAGGGCGCCGACGAGCTGACCTTCCTCGACATCACCGCCTCCTCTGGCAACCGGGAGACCACCTACGACGTGGTGCGCCGCACCGCCGAGCAGGTCTTCATCCCGCTGACCGTGGGCGGCGGGGTCCGCACCGCGGAGGACGTCGACAAGCTGCTGCGGGCCGGCGCCGACAAGGTGGGCGTCAACACGGCGGCCATCGAGCGGCCGGAGCTGATCCGCGAGATCGCGGAGCGGTTCGGCCGGCAGGTGCTGGTCCTGTCGGTCGACGCCCGCCGCACCGCCTCGGGATCGTTCGAGGTGACCACGCACGGCGGCCGGCGCGGCACCGGCGTCGACGCCGTGGAGTGGGCGCACCGCGCGGCGGAGCTGGGCGCGGGAGAGATCCTGCTGAACTCCATGGACGCCGACGGCACCAAGGACGGCTACGACACGGAGATGATCGCGGCCGTGCGCCGGCACGTCACGGTCCCCGTCATCGCCAGCGGCGGCGCCGGCAAGCTCGCCGACTTCGCCCCGGCGGTGGACGCGGGCGCGGACGCGGTCCTGGCCGCGTCGGTCTTCCACTTCGGCGACCTGCGCATCGCGGAGGTCAAGGGCGCGCTGCGGGACGCGGGCCACCCCGTGCGGTAGGGGCGCCCGCCCACGACGCCCGGTCGCCGGGCGGGCCGGCGGCCCGCCCGGCCGGGCGCCTCGTCCCCTATCCCCGGCCGACGTCCTCCAGGAAGCCCAGCGCCACCCGCCAGGCGGCCTCCGCCGCCTCCTCGTCGTAGTCCGGCAGGCCGGGATCCGTGAAGAGGTGCCCCGCGCCGTGGTACCGGTGCACCTCCACGTCCGCTCCCGCACGCCCCATCCGCAGGTACCACGCGTTGAGCCAGTCGTGCGGCTCGAAGGGGTCCGGGTCCGCCACGTGCAGCTGGACCGGCAGCTCGTCCACCGCCGCGTCCTCCGCCAGGTCGGACGTGCCGTGCAGGAGCAGCAGTCCCCGCGCCTTGGCGTCCGCCAGCGCCAGGTTCTGCGCGATCGACCCGCCGAGCGAGAAGCCGGCGTAGACCAGCCCCCGGTCGGAGAGCGGGGCCACCGCCGTCACGGCCCGCCGCAGCAGCTCCTCGCGGCCGATCTCGTCCTTGATGGCCATGCCGTCCTCGACGGACTCGGCGGTGCGGCCCTCGTAGAGGTCGGGCGCGTGGACCTCGTGGCCCGCGGCGCGCAGTCGCTCGGCCGCGGCGAGGACCGCCGGCCGCAGCCCGTAGGCCGAATGAAAAAGGACAATCGTGGTAGGGGACGCCACTGAAGACACTTCCTTACAGCTGGATCGCGTGCCCCCATCGTGCCAGTTACGTTCGGAAGGGGCGCGCGCCGGCAGGAGGCCGGAAGGAGCTGGTGCCATGGAGGACGTGCTGCGGCCCCTCGCGGTCGTCGGCGGGGCGCTCCTCGTCACGCTGCTGGTCGGCTGGCTGGCCGACCGCATCGTGCGCGGGATCGCCGAGCGGCGCCCCGACGACCCGCTGTGGGGCTTGTTGCGCCGGTGCAGAATGCCGCTGCGGCTGGTGCTGTGCGCGGCCCTGCTGCGCGGGGGGTACAGCTCGGCGGAGCTGGGCGAGAAGCACGAGGCCGTCATCGGTCAGGGGCTCACGCTGGTGCTGATCGGGGCGTGCGCGTGGCTCGCGGTGCGGCTGGCCACCGCGGTGGTGGAGGCGGGGTACGCCCGCTACGCCGCCGGGGCCCGCGATCCGGCCCGCATGCGCCGGGTGCGGACGCAGGTCACGCTGATCCGCCGGGTCGTCACGGCGGCCGTCGCGGTGGTCGCGGTGGCGGCCATGCTGCTGACCTTCCCCGCCATGCGGACCGTGGGGACCTCGCTGCTGGCCTCCGCCGGCCTGATCGGCATCGTGGCCGGTGTGGCCGCCCAGTCGACCCTGGGCAACCTCTTCGCGGGCCTCCAGATCGCCTTCGGCGACATGGTGCGCATCGGAGACACGGTCGTGGTCGGGGGCGAGTGGGGCACCGTCGAGGAGATCACCCTGACCTATCTGGTGGTGGCCACCTGGGACGAGCGGCGCATCACCATGCCGGTGTCGTACTTCACCAGCCGTCCGTTCGAGAACTGGTCCCGCGGCAACGCCCGGATGACCGGCACGGTCTTCTTCCACCTCGACCACGCCGCCCCCGTCGACCTGCTGCGCGAGCGGCTCCACCAGGTGCTCAAGGCGACCCTGGAGTGGGACGGCCGCGCCTGGAGCCTGGTGGTCACCGACACCACGCCCTCCACGATCCAGGTGCGGGCCCTGATGACCGCCCAGAACTCCGACGACATATGGGCCCTGCGCTGCGTGGTCCGCGAGGAACTGGTGTCCTGGCTGCGCCGGGAGCACCCGTACGCCCTCCCCCGGTTCAACACCGCGCCCGCGCCGGGCCTGGAGGAGGCCCCCGACCGGCGGCAGACACCGCCGACCTCCGAGGACGTCGCCCCGGGCCCGGGGACGGCATGAGGGCCCCCGGGGAAGCCGTGCTCAGAGCCCGCGCAGGGTGCGTTCGTCCAGGTGGCGCAGCACGCTGTCCACCACCTCCGGGTCCATTCCCGGCTCGCTGCGCGCCGCCATCACCTCGTGCCGCGCCGCCGACAGCAGCTCCCCCTGCAGCCGGTGGAGCGCGCGCAGCCGCTCCACGCGCTGCGCGTGGGCGTCGCGGCGCTCCTCGTCGACCATGTCGGGGCTGATCCGGGCGCCCATGTCGTAGGCGCGGCGGCCCAGGGACTCCATCATGTCCTCGGACAGGTCCTCGTCCTCCACGAGCTCCAGCAGCCGGTGCCGGGCGGCCTTCGCCGCCCGGGTGGCCAGCTGCCGCTCCAGCTCCCGGCTCGCGTCGATGTCCTTGCGCACCCCCACGGCCTTGACCAGCCACGGCAGGGTCAGACCCTGGACGACGAGGGTGGCGATGATGACCGCGAAGGCGACGAAGAGGATCTCGTCGCGGGCCGGGAAGGGCGACTTGTCGTCCTTGGTGAGGGGGATCGCGAGGGCGAGCGCCACGGTGGCCACGCCCCGCATCCCCGACCACCACGTCACCACCGTCTCGCGCCAGCTCAGCAGGACGTCCTCGTCGACGTCCCGGCGCTTGTGCAGCTTCTTGGTCACCCAGG is a window encoding:
- the hisH gene encoding imidazole glycerol phosphate synthase subunit HisH, whose protein sequence is MTAAAKKVVVLDYGFGNVRSAERALAHVGADVEITHDFEAAMAADGLLVPGVGAFAACMEGLRAVRGDWIVGRRLAGGRPVMGICVGMQILFGRGIEHGVETEGLDEWPGTVEPLKAPVVPHMGWNTVTPAEDSQLFAGLDAGTRYYFVHSYAVREWSLEVTNPHIRAPKVTWAEHGEPFVAAVENGPLWATQFHPEKSGDAGAQLLTNWIETL
- the priA gene encoding bifunctional 1-(5-phosphoribosyl)-5-((5-phosphoribosylamino)methylideneamino)imidazole-4-carboxamide isomerase/phosphoribosylanthranilate isomerase PriA produces the protein MTNASKLELLPAVDVRDGQAVRLVHGESGSETSYGDPLDAARAWQRAGAEWLHLVDLDAAFGTGDNRERIAEVVRAMDIKVELSGGIRDDASLAAALATGCTRVNLGTAALETPEWVARVIAEHGDKIAVGLDVRGTTLRGRGWTRDGGDLYETLARLDSEGCARYVVTDIAKDGTLQGPNLELLKNVCAVTDRPVVASGGVSSLDDLRAIATLVPEGVEGAIVGKALYAKAFTLEEALEAVSV
- a CDS encoding mechanosensitive ion channel family protein — encoded protein: MEDVLRPLAVVGGALLVTLLVGWLADRIVRGIAERRPDDPLWGLLRRCRMPLRLVLCAALLRGGYSSAELGEKHEAVIGQGLTLVLIGACAWLAVRLATAVVEAGYARYAAGARDPARMRRVRTQVTLIRRVVTAAVAVVAVAAMLLTFPAMRTVGTSLLASAGLIGIVAGVAAQSTLGNLFAGLQIAFGDMVRIGDTVVVGGEWGTVEEITLTYLVVATWDERRITMPVSYFTSRPFENWSRGNARMTGTVFFHLDHAAPVDLLRERLHQVLKATLEWDGRAWSLVVTDTTPSTIQVRALMTAQNSDDIWALRCVVREELVSWLRREHPYALPRFNTAPAPGLEEAPDRRQTPPTSEDVAPGPGTA
- the hisB gene encoding imidazoleglycerol-phosphate dehydratase HisB; this translates as MSRVGRVERTTKETSVLVEIDLDGTGQVDVSTGVGFFDHMLDQLGRHGLFDLTVKTDGDLHIDTHHTIEDTALALGAAFRQALGDKVGIYRFGNCTVPLDESLAQVTVDLSGRPYLVHSEPENMAPMIGAYDTTMTRHILESFVAQAQIALHVHVPYGRNAHHIVECQFKALARALRYACERDTRAEGIIPSTKGAL
- the hisF gene encoding imidazole glycerol phosphate synthase subunit HisF, encoding MTLAVRVIPCLDVDNGRVVKGVNFQNLRDAGDPVEMARVYGQEGADELTFLDITASSGNRETTYDVVRRTAEQVFIPLTVGGGVRTAEDVDKLLRAGADKVGVNTAAIERPELIREIAERFGRQVLVLSVDARRTASGSFEVTTHGGRRGTGVDAVEWAHRAAELGAGEILLNSMDADGTKDGYDTEMIAAVRRHVTVPVIASGGAGKLADFAPAVDAGADAVLAASVFHFGDLRIAEVKGALRDAGHPVR
- a CDS encoding dienelactone hydrolase family protein; this encodes MASPTTIVLFHSAYGLRPAVLAAAERLRAAGHEVHAPDLYEGRTAESVEDGMAIKDEIGREELLRRAVTAVAPLSDRGLVYAGFSLGGSIAQNLALADAKARGLLLLHGTSDLAEDAAVDELPVQLHVADPDPFEPHDWLNAWYLRMGRAGADVEVHRYHGAGHLFTDPGLPDYDEEAAEAAWRVALGFLEDVGRG
- the hisD gene encoding histidinol dehydrogenase, giving the protein MISRIDLRGDATLDGGIDRDLLPRAELDVEAALEKVRPICDDVHHRGTAALIDYAERFDGVRIERVRVPAEAIARALEELDPAVRAALEESIRRARLVHRAQRRTDKTVTVVPGGTVTERWVPVDRVGLYVPGGRAVYPSSVVMNVVPAQEAGVPSLAVSSPPQKEFGGLPHPTILAACALLGVEEVYAAGGAQAVAMFAYGTDECRPVRLVTGPGNIWVAAAKRLLKGRIGIDAEAGPTEIAILADATADPVHVAADMISQAEHDPLAAAVLVTDSPELADATEAELKAQVALAKHAEERITPALAGRQSAIVLVDDIDAGLKVVDAYGAEHLEIQTAGAEAVAARVRNAGAVFVGPYAPVSLGDYCAGSNHVLPTGGCACHSSGLSVQSFLRGIHVVHYTRDALAEVTHHVVNLAEAEDLPAHGAALKARFGWKVPQGK
- a CDS encoding RidA family protein, which codes for MSETPAPRRVQTDNPWEASIGFARAVAAGDRVHVAGTTPLVNGVLQGEGDPYEQALAAFGNALAALKEFGLGPESVVRTRMYLTHARDVDAVGRAHKELFDGVRPAATMVVVSGFVDSRVLVEVEVEAFRGASA
- a CDS encoding histidinol-phosphate transaminase — encoded protein: MTGTGTPSPWDELPVRDELRGKSPYGAPQLDVPVRLNTNENPYPLPEPLVARIAERVAEAARHLNRYPDRDAVELRTELAAYLTRTTGYEVTAARVWAANGSNEVLQQLLQTFGGPGRTAVGFEPSYSMHALISRGTGTGWISGPRHDDFTIDVEAAERVIAERRPDVVFVCSPNNPTGTAVEAETVLRLYEAAQAAKPSMVVVDEAYGEFSHRPSLLPLLEGRPHLVVSRTMSKAFGAAGLRLGYLAAHPAVVDAVQLVRLPYHLSAVTQATALAALEHTDTLLGYVEQLKTERDRIVTELRAMGCEVTDSDANFVQFGRFDDSHTAWQAILDHGVLVRDNGVPGWLRVTAGTPEENDAFLDAVRAIRKESNS